The Setaria viridis chromosome 6, Setaria_viridis_v4.0, whole genome shotgun sequence genome contains a region encoding:
- the LOC117861713 gene encoding protein ALP1-like: protein MIIAPSNETPVKISNSPRWYPYFKDCVGAIDGTHVYAGVPAKIQAAFRGRKHYPTQNVLADVDFDLKFTYVLAGWEGSAHDATVLADALEREDGLRVPPGKFYLVDAGYACRPGFLPPYRGTRYHLKEYGARNYPTNPRELFNLRHSSLRVSVERAFGALKNRFRIIDNKPFHPYKTQVKLVLACCILHNWILGHGVDEVVPTEFSWVPNNNDSPGHGVQMDDNVVWAQRMAEEMNAEILAADELVFPGGAVGADGDDGPVGAVGVAPGAAQ, encoded by the exons ATGATTATAGCTCCATCTAATGAGACACCAGTTAAGATAAGCAATAGCCcaagatggtacccatatttcaag GACTGTGTTGGGGCAATAGATGGGACTCATGTATATGCTGGAGTACCAGCCAAGATCCAAGCAGCATTTAGGGGAAGGAAGCACTACCCCACACAAAATGTTCTTGCTGATGTTGACTTTGATCTGAAATTTACTTATGTCTTAGCTGGTTGGGAAGGGTCTGCTCATGATGCTACTGTTCTTGCTGATGCACTAGAGAGGGAGGATGGGTTAAGGGTTCCACCAG GAAAATTCTACTTagtagatgctggatatgctTGTCGTCCTGGATTCCTTCCTCCTTACCGTGGCACTAGGTACCATCTGAAAGAGTATGGTGCTAGGAACTACCCAACCAACCCAAGGGAGTTGTTTAATTTGAGGCATTCAAGTCTGAGAGTATCTGTTGAAAGGGCTTTTGGTGCTTTGAAAAACCGTTTTCGCATCATTGATAATAAACCATTTCATCCCTACAAGACACAAGTCAAGTTAGTACTTGCTTGCTGCATATTGCATAATTGGATACTTGGGCATGGGGTTGATGAGGTAGTTCCTACTGAGTTCTCATGGGTGCCCAACAATAATGATAGTCCTGGTCATGGGGTCCAGATGGATGACAATGTTGTTTGGGCTCAAA GAATGGCTGAGGAGATGAATGCTGAGATCCTTGCTGCTGATGAGCTTGTGTTCCCTGGTGGGGCTGTTGGGGCTGATGGGGATGATGGCCCTGTTGGGGCTGTTGGGGTTGCTCCTGGTGCTGCTCAGTAG
- the LOC117861714 gene encoding uncharacterized protein encodes MRWTDVMSGFILHRMCQLISIGVRTDKGFKEVHLNQVAKALHEFSGNEVTGTQVYNHLRKWRQRWVKILKLRELSGALWNGDSSMIVLEEEHYNGHIKAHPKDAEYLNKPIVYYQEMMVIFGNGQAIGKYAMGSNEALGSPSEFAYSPMKHDLPEELTPGKPEAAYVSKSEPPVGSKRKRSMLSDDDVLVFTGMTDAVNNVADAIRSTKVEDSHPDLYGALMYMPEFSEEALMLACHLLNNKAQGSAFVQMSHSHRVLWLSTYLAKNNYM; translated from the exons ATGAGGTGGACAGATGTGATGTCTGGATTTATTCTTCACCGCATGTGCCAGCTGATTTCAATTGGTGTTAGGACTGATAAAGGTTTCAAAGAAGTCCACCTCAATCAGGTTGCCAAGGCTCTGCATGAGTTCAGTGGCAATGAAGTCACTGGCACACAGGTGTATAACCACTTGAGGAagtggaggcagaggtgggTTAAAATCTTAAAGCTGAGAGAGCTGAGTGGAGCCTTGTGGAATGGGGACAGCTCCATGATTGTCCTTGAGGAGGAGCACTACAATGGCCACATCAAG GCACACCCCAAAGATGCTGAGTACCTCAACAAGCCAATTGTGTACTACCAGGAGATGATGGTCATCTTTGGTAATGGTCAGGCAATAGGTAAGTATGCTATGGGGTCAAATGAGGCTCTTGGTAGTCCTTCTGAGTTTGCCTACAGCCCAATGAAGCATGACCTGCCTGAGGAGCTTACTCCTGGAAAGCCTGAGGCAGCTTATGTGTCCAAGTCAGAACCACCTGTTGGAAGCAAGAGAAAGAGGTCCATGCTGTCAGATGATGATGTCCTTGTGTTCACTGGCATGACTGATGCAGTGAACAATGTTGCAGATGCTATACGTTCTACCAAGGTTGAGGATTCCCACCCTGACTTGTATGGTGCACTGATGTACATGCCAGAGTTCAGTGAGGAAGCTCTAATGCTTGCATGTCACCTGCTTAACAATAAGGCCCAGGGATCTGCTTTTGTGCAGATGTCTCACTCACACCGTGTTCTTTGGCTGAGTACCTACTTGGCCAAGAACAACTACATGTGA